The stretch of DNA atataaaattgaTTCGCGATCTACTTGCAATCCACTACCTGAAGTAAAATCAATCCCGATCCGCTCTTTCGCATGCATCCACCAGTTCAAAGTAGATCGACTCATATCCTCACCATGCTTCTCttacaacaaaaaaacagagagatGGAAGATCAGCGATAGTTTTCCTCCATGACAGGTCAAGTCCCCAGACATTGTTGATTTGTTTCCTAAACAGGCAAAAGAGCAGGATCAGCGTGTTCGAAACATCTCAATGCATACATAGCCAGTGATATTACTCAACACACTCCCTGCAATGCAGCTCCATCCACAAGGAATCTACACTACACACAACGACGACACTACCCCCAATCACCCACAGGGATCAAGAGAACTCGTCGGCATGATATCCAGTGCAGCGCTCTGACAGAATATAATCACACTGTGACTAAAAAAGCTCCTTTCAGTCAGCAAAGAGGAATTAGAAAGAAACTATAAACCCTAATACTCATCAGCGAAACACTAGCTAGAACACATCTGATTATGAGGAAAGTTCAAACCAAACTGGTCAGGGGGAACATGTGACCAGTGAGCCACGAACCTTCCACTATTGTCTCCACATGCTGTAACGGAACTTAACTGGATATTGTAGTCTAGTACAACTGCTCCCATTAGGTCACCAGATTATTCCGTTTCTTACCAGCAAGCATGGGATCTAATAGTACACTCCCACTGTCAGTCAGTCAGTACTAATTCTACTGGGAGGTCGCAGCCACACATATACTTAAATGTAATAGTTGGAACAAAAGAAGCCATGGATGAGAACACAATGAAGGACTATGGGAAGGGCTGAAGTCAAGGAAGatatagagaaaataattataatcCCAAATAATTATGTTAAAAAGTTGAAACAGGCTTTATCACCATGTACTGCAGAGACTAGGGATTTGTATTAGAGTACAACAAGTACTTCTCACATCATTTCTCTCAGTGCATACATCTTAACCCTGGAAAACACAGTCATATATTAGACAGGGTAACATCAATTTATCCAGTTCTACTATTTAGGTTCAACCGATGCAACTAGAGTAATTTGGTATCATAAACATTCAGTTCTTTAACCACATTCCTGATTCATTGGTCTGGGGACCCAAGAACTAGCCAGAAATAACATTTATTGGTCATCTAAAATTGATTACCTCACTAATGTCATCCACTGCCACAGCAGGAACACTCTCGACCTCCTCCTTGCCCATCCCTTTCTGTGCTGTGACTACACCTGTTTTACAGTTAGTTGGTCAGTGAACACAATTCTTACAAAGGTCACACTTCATTTGTACATTCACAATAAAATCTTGAGAAGTTGGAGGATACTCACTCACTAGGATACTCACTTGTCCCACAGACAAGGCCCCATTCTGGAAGGAGTTTCAGGACTATCtttccagcactgggcagcagaggcaggattaggtGTTCAAAACAAATCTCAATTTTAAGGTGTGAGACAAGAAAGAGCCACAAGAGACATTGATCTAAACCAGCGATTTTCAAACTTCCAAATGCTGCGATTCTTTAACAGTTCCTCATGATGCAGTGATGCCTCTaactataaaactattttcacTGCCTCTTCATAACTATatttttcctactgttatgaattattatataaatatttgtgttttccaaacaTCTAGGAAGGTCATGTGATACAATTATTTGTTCCCCCAAAGAGAGCCATGatcaaggttgagaaccactgctctacactgatataaataaatagacaaaaaccAGCACttaagaaaaaatggaataaaattcttaaactgagaaacatggaaaaaaagggaaaaaacagcaatgctttttaaagaaaatgaatttttaaaatgatgtcaaTAATTGATatgttaaaatgataaaaataattgaaagaaaacTTAGCTATTCAGACTTTGAAATGGAGTAGGCACCTCCATAGTAAAGTCAATACCATTAATAAGAGACTGCATGACTTTGTCCCATGTAAAATGTTAGTCACTGAGTGTTGTAGGATGACACAGAGTTAAAGCCATTGGCTTATGTCTCAAATTTCTGAGCTGACTTAACTGTGTCAACCAGGGTTGCACAGTTCTGCATAAGAGAGTTCACTAACTGGAAACTGAATATTTAGTAGTTCAAGCTATTCTCCCTAAACTGTACACCCACCAactctgtctgtcttcattcacatGGAAGGAATCAATACATGAAAGAACATTGCAGAGAAAGTCACTCACCATGGCCCATCAGTCCTTCTATGTAATGGAGACCCCGAAGCTCACTGCCTTTAACTTTAGTCTGTGATCTAGTTATTGTCTGGTCTGTTTCCTCCTGCAGTGTAAACAGTACACTGTTCCTCCTCTTCTAGCCTGAAGGGAAAAGCCATGATCCACATGCAAAAGCTTCCCATGTTCTGCAATAGACAGTCCACTATGTGACTCAAATGGGTCATTTTAGAACTCTGTGGTGCTGCAGACATGTAATCCAAGAATTTAAGGTGGTTAGTCAGGAGGATAGCAAACCTGGGTTCCATAGGGACAACATCAGCCCTAAGGTCACCAGCCTTTCAGGGTGATGTCAACAACAAGGTTATTTCAAATCACAGTCTCCAAAGcaacttccaggaaaggcacaaagctacacagggaaaccctgtctcaaacaacaacaacaacaacaacaaaagaaacccaaAATGACCCTGGAGCCGAGAACTATGGAAAGAAGACACAGATAaggccagtttaaaaaaaaaaagtcatacaaaaaaagcaatcaaacCAGTGCTATCTCTGCCCCTAACCAACTGACTTGTAAAACAAACCAATCACAGAACAGGATAGTAAAATCCTGTCTCTAGGACCCAGGACCCGGGAAAGAAACACAACTTGCATTttggacctgagccagagaaatgacacaaggaaacatgccctgactctgaaactggtgacaaaataacactcttggtgcctagaatcagagtcagtgaaagaaatatgcccttcCCTTAaaggtagtgtcaaaaagccaagaaaggacaGTGAAAGAATAACAATTTGTCCCTGTAATCAGGACCATCTCTGTCCCTAgtccacaaaactggccaattcctgggcagaaaaaaatgaTTGTTGGACTCGATCCCCAAAACATCCTGTATAAACCGCCCTGCCTGGTCAATGGAGAgttgttctctccaccctggtagaagCAGCTGCTCTCCTGGACTCCtcattcccaaataaatctctttctcaaaggtGTTTTGGATGTGAAGACCTTTGTTCCCTAGTGCACAGAAGAACTTTGTTGgattgagcaagggggagctgaacaaaAGAACCTTGCTGAGAAGTCTCACAGTGGAGTCCCCCCTTTTCTTCAGCAGGTACCCTGTGCCCTCAGCAGGTGGACCTGACCTCTGCAGGTTTGTTGTTCCTCAGCAGTCTGAGGGTGGGGGTCAGTGTCAGGGTGTCAGGGTTAGGGTTAAGGATTAGGGTTAGGTTTAGATTAGGTTTACATTTAGGGTTAGATATTAGATGAGGGTGAGGTTTACAGTCAAATTTAGTGTTAGGTTAGGGTCAGGGTCAGCATTAGGTTCAGGGTCAGGTTCAGAGTCAGAGTTAGTGTcagggttagggtttaggttaCAGTCAAGGTCAGGGTTAGGGTCAGAGTCAGGTTCACCTGGTAAGGTCAGGGTAAGGGTCAGGGATAGGATTAGGGTCAGTGTCAGGTTAAGGTACAGGGTTAGGGTTTGGTTTATTCAGGTTTAGGGATAGGCTCAGGGTTAAGGTTTAGGTTAGGTCCAGGATCAGGCTCAGCTTAGGGGTAGGTTAGGTTTATGGTCAGGGTTAGGTGTGTGTCCAGTTGCCCAGGACACCTTCAGGGTAGACCTATTGTTCTGAGCAGCTAGGATACCTCATactctagggctgaactgtctttttgcagttccagctgtcagagttgtcctaagcagctcaaagTGTTTTCTGACTCTCAGGTAGTCAAGACACCTTTCCTtagagttgcaaaactcatgtTTTGGTGCCAAAATCTGGAGCAAACCCAGAGTTGTTGCAaacaatttacttaaaatattttaatgatgttaattttaaaatacttaatagagaatatacaaacatttacaaaaacattttaatgatgttaattttaaaatacttaatagaGAATATACAAATCATTAAATACATCATGTATGTATCCAAAGAAACACTTTCATCTATGTGGAAGAGATGTAATAATTTAAATGAGTCAGTAatcaatatttcaaaatatgtatttcaCAATAAAATTAATGTGCTATGAttgtgtatacattttttttttttttttttggtttttcgagacagggtttctctgtgtagctttgcgcctttcctggaactcacttgatagcctaggctggcctcgaactcacagagatccgcctacctctgcctcccgagtgctgggattaaaggcatgcgccaccaccgcccggctatgtatACATTATTTAAAGTCCCATGAAtcttcatttcctcatctgtcatTCATTAGGAACTTCATCCCAAAGTAGTGTCTTCTAAGGGGATTATCCAGAGATGCCAGATAATGTAATAGCAGTGAGATTTATTTGTGGGATCTACTTTTGTCCAACTACATATGTTGATCAACATGACGTTACAGACTTGCACAAGCAAGATATTTCCAACACAACTGTCTCATTGATGCTCAAATAACATAAgttgtaatattaaaaatattaaattagttAAATATCATCTTTTAAGAttgtaaacatattttcattGAAAGATAATACCAAGTAGGAGAAATTGAATGATAAAtcctatttgcaaatgaaaatgatatattggcatctcttttgtttttctttttattgcatgTGGAATTATTTAGTTTATTCTGAGGACCAAATATTTGTTCATACCACTTTCTCAGACCAACAAGTGAATGTTGGAGAATAACTTGAAAGTCATTAATTAATCATTGATACTTATGAATTCATAATCTCAGTTGGGCTTAGAATttcatgcctataatctgagCATTTGGGAAAGGGTAGCATGGCACTCTCttttagtttgaggtcagcttggtccatatagtgaattccaggatacccagggatatgtagagataccctatctccaaaaacttccaaaaaggaaaaggaacctCAAATTATGGAAGTTATCCTAATATTATCTGACTGGAATCTGACTGGATTCAAACAACACCTTTGTTATCTTTACTCATATTAAGGGAAGTTTGTTAACaatgaaaatatcacacaatGTGGAGAGTCCTTTACAGAGGTATAGAAAGTCAATGAATCCATTGACAACCATCTGGGGACTTTCATTACATTTAAAtgagagaagacaaaagaagcaATGGGGCATTTTCATCTTTGGTATTTTAATGATGTATTTGGGATCTGGAGGGTTTGCTCAATATTACTGATCAGAAGTGGAACTGACAATCCAAGTCTTTTAAAGTACCTGACCACTTGAATAAAGCTACAAGACTGAGTTTATCTCCAGTGTCATAAACCAGCAGCAATGCAAGCTGACAAGGGTATACGTCATGTGCACTCTTTCAGGAGTTTATACCTTCTGTACAGAGACAAAAAGACCTCACAGACATGAAAACTGATCTATCTGAAGGAGATCAtagtctgctttccttttaccCACAAAACCTTCAGTTAGGAACCTTTTTTATGTTGTGACTATACATGACATCCAGGTTGTCAGGAGATCCAgagacataaacaaaagtcactCTAAGAGTGGGACACTCAGGCAATTGCAAAGAGCAGAAAAATGTGGAGGGATTGTTTGGGAAGGACCTTTGGGTGTAAAAGCCCAAAGACAAAATGCTCAAAGAGCAATGCTTGGTGTTTACCTGAGGACAAGATGATTCCTACTACGatctctttatccattcacctgtgATGGCTTAGTCATATCCAGATTTTCTACTTTATATTCTTTTTGGCAACTCCCTGTACCAGCCAATGATAATAACCTGCTGACACCAGTTTGCATCTCTTCTTAGACCTTAATGTGCCTCACTCTCCACACTGACATTCCTTTAATTTGCCTGCAATGCAAATAAGCATATTCTGAAGTTATTTACATTGCTTTCTTTGACTAAAAAGTAGTGAGACAGTGGACCCCAGGAACTTGTAATTTCCCTGGGAATCTCATTTTGGGAAAAGACTGAGTCCTCAGGATGAAAATGTTTCTAGAAACATTTACTCCTTATCTGAGTacatggctggagagacaggacCTGAAAACGGAGGAAGATTTTAGAGATGTGAAAATTCATTATATGACTTTATTAgattactcatttttttaaagatttatttatttattatgtatacagcatgtatgactgcaggccagaagagggcaccagatctcattacagatggttgtgaaccaccatgtggttgctgggaattgaactcaggaactctggaagagcagtcagtgctcttaacctctgacccatctctccatccccgattactcatttttttaatcttttgccTTCTACATAAAACTTTCAAGACCACAAGAATGCATTAGGGGTGCCCTTTCCGCGGTGGCGGCGAGCCGGGGCCGCCCCTGTCCCCGCCGGGTCCCGGGGCCCCGCGGCCCATGCTGGGGGCGGAGCCAGGCTGGAGGGCGGCGGCGCGGCCGGCCCCGCGCGGTGATTGGCGGGCGGCCGGCGGTGGCTGAGGTCCTGGCGGCCGCGCGGGCAACGCAGGCGGAGTCGGCGGCCGGCGAGCCGAGAGGATGCTGCTGTCCCTGGTGCTCCACACGTACTCTATGCGCTACCTGCTCCCGAGCATCTTGATGCTGGGCTCGGCGCCCACCTACCTGCTGGCCTGGACGCTGTGGCGGGTGCTGTCGGCGCTGCTGCCCGCCCGCCTGTACCAGCGCGTGGACGACCGGCTTTACTGCGTCTACCAGAACATGGTGCTCTTCTTCTTCGAGAACTACACCGGGGTCCAGATATTGCTATATGGAGATTtgccaaaaaataaagaaaatgtaatatatttagcAAATCATCAAAGCACAGTTGACTGGATTATTGCGGACATGCTGGCTGCCCGGCAGGATGCCCTTGGACATGTGCGCTATGTGCTGAAAGACGGGTTAAAATGGCTTCCGTTGTATGGGTTTTACTTTGCTCAGCATGGAGGAATTTATGTAAAACGAAGTGCcaaatttaatgaaaaagaaatgagaaacaagCTTCAGAGCTACGTGGACGCAGGAACACCAATGTATCTTGTGATTTTTCCAGAGGGAACAAGGTATAACAGAACACAGACAAAACGCCTTTCAGCCAGTCAGGCATTTGCTGCTCAACGAGGCCTTCCAGTATTAAAGCACGTGCTGACACCAAGAATAAAGGCAACTCACGTTGCTTTTGATTCTATGAAGAATCATTTAGATGCAATTTACGATGTCACAGTGGTTTACGAAGGGACTGAGAAAGGGTCAGGAAAATACTCGAACTCACCGTCCATGACTGGGTTTCTCTGCAAACAGTATCCCAAACTTCATATTCACTTTGATCGTATAGACAAAAATGAAGTTCCAGAGGaacaagaacacatgaaaaaatggCTTCATGAGCGTTTTGAGATAAAAGATAAGTTGCTCGTAGAATTCTATGATTCACCAGatccagaaagaagaaacaaatttcCTGGGAAAAGTGTTCATTCCAGACTAAGTGTCAAGAAGACTCTACCTTCAGTGTTGGTCTTGGGTAGTCTGACTGCTGTCATGCTCATGACGGAGTCTGGAAGGAAACTGTATGTGGGCACCTGGTTGTATGGAACCCTCCTTGGCTGCCTATGGTTTGTTATTAAAACATAAGCAAGGAGCGGGCTCCAGTCATGTCTCTTACTGATGGCTACACATTACGTCACATTGTTTCCTGAATTAAATAAGAAGTTTTTTAAAAGCCTTGTTGATTGAACACTGGATAAAATAGAATTAGTGACCACAGCCAACATGCGTTGATTTGGGGCAAACACACGTGGCttttcaggtgctgggattgctggAAACATGAAAGTTAAGTGGAGTTTATGCTATTTTTCATGTTCTTCATGAACTGATATCCACTTGTGAAGATTATTTGGATTATATAATTTGATGTTGTTTGTAATTCAGATGGCTGTATTTTAACATTACTTTGTAGCATATTTCACTATATTGGTTATCTTCCATTTTGATTACTTGGCAGCTCAAACTCTTTATCactaaagtattttatatttttaagctaTGTGATGCTGGGTTTTTGTTAAATTTTGCAAGTCAATGAAAGATACTGTAATTATGTGTTGAGATGTTCAAAGAAAAAGGTGAGAAATATTCATGGCAGAAAAGGTCTGtctattgtatatttttattatattgctctatttagctacttttctttatatttacaaAGTAACAaacatttctaatatttattaaaattgctTAAGTTGCATACCCCCCATTCTACAGAGAATAATGTGTAAAGTGTCAGAATAGAGTTGAAGCTCTGTTATAACTGTCTCATTTGGCAGAGCTTTAAATAGCCCAGCGTCTGAGCTGCTGAGGTAGTGCCTCCCAGCATCTGTGCTGTGAGTGCTTATAAACTGAGGGTTCCTGTTACGTTCATATCAGACTGGACATCCACAGAGCTCTAGGTGGTGGAGGTTGGCCAGCATCCTGACTCTGTCCTAGCACGTGCCTTCTGCCTGTCTCCCTCTGCTTTGGCACTGCATTTGGTCTGAGCGTGTGCACTCTGGTCGCTTGCTGCTTGTTCCAGCCCCTGCCCTCTGGCTTGGTGTCCTGCAGTGGTGCTGTTCATTGTCTGGGTGCAGGCAGTGCTGCCCGGCTCAGAGGGCATTTCCCTGGCTCCTGTGGGTAAGCCTCCTTGGCTGCTGCAGAAGCggtttgcatttgtttatgtcaaGAAATGTCAGGATTGGGTAAACGTCATTTCTCTTTAGTTTTCATGGACCCACACTGTTGATACATATCACCTGTGAACAAGAGCTACCTTCCAGGACCAAATCACACTGTTCTCAGTTGTAGAATAGTGTATCCTATGGAAGGAGGCTTACTAAAATTTGATTTGCTGTATTTTTATGTTGTGATTTAAGCATGATTGCCTACTAGTCCTTTAAGGTAACATTTCTG from Peromyscus leucopus breed LL Stock unplaced genomic scaffold, UCI_PerLeu_2.1 scaffold_1755, whole genome shotgun sequence encodes:
- the LOC114689418 gene encoding 1-acyl-sn-glycerol-3-phosphate acyltransferase epsilon — its product is MLLSLVLHTYSMRYLLPSILMLGSAPTYLLAWTLWRVLSALLPARLYQRVDDRLYCVYQNMVLFFFENYTGVQILLYGDLPKNKENVIYLANHQSTVDWIIADMLAARQDALGHVRYVLKDGLKWLPLYGFYFAQHGGIYVKRSAKFNEKEMRNKLQSYVDAGTPMYLVIFPEGTRYNRTQTKRLSASQAFAAQRGLPVLKHVLTPRIKATHVAFDSMKNHLDAIYDVTVVYEGTEKGSGKYSNSPSMTGFLCKQYPKLHIHFDRIDKNEVPEEQEHMKKWLHERFEIKDKLLVEFYDSPDPERRNKFPGKSVHSRLSVKKTLPSVLVLGSLTAVMLMTESGRKLYVGTWLYGTLLGCLWFVIKT